In the Candidatus Eisenbacteria bacterium genome, ACAGGTTTTGTCGCGCCACAAAATGGTGGAGAGCCTTTCCAGCTTGTCACGCTGCGGGATGGATTTAATCTTAATACATCCGAACCGCTGTTACGCGTAGTGCACTCTTCGCCTGACGCTCCCGCGGTGGATGTGGGTGTGATTACCGACGGCGTTTTCACCGCACTCTCACCGCTTACCAATCTCAGTTTCCCGGCCGCTTCCGTTGAATCTGGTTTGGCTGTTCCTGCAGCGACCCTCAGTATCGGTGTCGCTCCGACTCAGACAACAGATCTTGTAGCCGCGTTTACGGTGACAACAGCACCCGGCCTAAAGGCTTTCGCTATCGCTTCCGGTTCACTGATGGGCGGAGATGAAATCGAGTCGTTCAGACTCTACGTTATCAACACCTCCGTTTCACCTTGGACCGCTGCTGAAATCACCAGTTAAGAAACGGTTGAAAAAGGTTTCAACATTAAAAAGGAGAAGAACAATGAAAAAGATAGCAATCACAATCTTTGCGGCCGCGGTTCTTGGTTTAACATTCGCTCCTGTCCAGGCGTGTCATTGCGATTCTGGAGATGTGAAGGGCGTTCAGAAAACCTCGCATTCAATGCAGGAAAAAGCGGCCGAGATGAAGACCGAGAAATTGGATATCGTCGATACGGCTGTTTCCGCCGGGTCATTTAATACCCTGGTCACCGCTGTTAGGGCCGCGGGATTGGTGGATCTCTTGAAGAGTGATGGTCCTTTCACAGTTTTCGCTCCGAGTGATGAAGCGTTTGCTAAGTTGCCTGAGGGTGCTGTCGCGTCATTGCTCAAGGATAAAGAGGCTCTGACCAAGGTGTTGACCTTTCATGTCGTGCCCGGCAAGGTCCCGGCATCCGAGGTTATTGGTTTGAAGGAAGCTAAAACCGCGCAAGGTCAAAGCCTGCAGATTGAAGCCAAGGACGATGGCGTTATGGTCGGTGGCGCAACGGTCATCGCAACGGATATCTTTGCTTCAAAC is a window encoding:
- a CDS encoding fasciclin domain-containing protein — its product is MQEKAAEMKTEKLDIVDTAVSAGSFNTLVTAVRAAGLVDLLKSDGPFTVFAPSDEAFAKLPEGAVASLLKDKEALTKVLTFHVVPGKVPASEVIGLKEAKTAQGQSLQIEAKDDGVMVGGATVIATDIFASNGVIHVIDTVMMPK